One window of the Cryptomeria japonica chromosome 7, Sugi_1.0, whole genome shotgun sequence genome contains the following:
- the LOC131027885 gene encoding cysteine-rich receptor-like protein kinase 15 → MQMVWSAIFPHSLRVLLFVGITLLFIAQLVPICNGQIKICNGNTNTSTKFRSNLNIVLNNLVDNTSSSNGFNISTSGQGADKASGLLQCLGDVSREECLNCSREANTTVRNSCKDAIGARVWLDNCYIRYENYPFGGQLSIDGQVDPGTAKALGDPNLFSAAVKALLQNLSAEALRSPGRYSSGQTNASVTYQTFGFVQCWKDVTNVSDCNSCLSTAIKKVLDATENGTRLGAVAGLGSCMARFSSVLLPPTPKKSSNKLVIVLGILGGLLVVLLLCLFAFRRKLKSVILGKPEIVRRDADMDSVFSQEPELVFTLENIKVATRNFDENNKLGEGGFGSVYKGTMPDGKQIAVKKLSLKSSQGKVEFLNEVKLVAKIQHRNLVNLLGCCAEGSERLLVYEFLVNTSLDKILFHPERKKVLDWNRRLNIICGVGRGLLYLHEDSQLKIIHRDIKGSNILLNEKLEPKISDFGLARLVGQDETFVNTKVAGTYGYMAPEYAMLGHLSAKADIYSFGIVILEIICGRKNTDVKLFPEFQSQLDRVWRYYSKGNIIDIIDKDIVESITSEQVSRYIHIGLLCTQEDASLRPPMISVYAMLSNPSITDLPEITKPAYLKVAHKDVLKHTHNPTSPTSETSVLLSTSFDLSINPSVYPSINDESITDLGPR, encoded by the exons ATGCAGATGGTCTGGAGTGCAATCTTTCCGCACTCGCTCCGTGTTTTGCTGTTTGTTGGCATCACTCTGCTGTTCATTGCTCAACTCGTACCAATATGCAACGGACAGATCAAAATATGCAACGGCAATACCAATACAAGCACCAAATTCCGGAGTAATTTGAACATCGTTCTTAATAATCTTGTAGATAATACATCGTCGTCAAATGGTTTCAATATCTCTACTTCCGGCCAAGGTGCAGACAAAGCTTCGGGACTCCTCCAATGTCTGGGAGACGTAAGCAGAGAAGAATGCCTCAACTGTTCACGAGAAGCAAATACCACCGTCCGCAACTCTTGTAAAGATGCCATAGGCGCTAGAGTTTGGCTGGACAACTGCTACATACGCTATGAGAATTATCCTTTCGGCGGACAACTAAGTATCGACGGTCAGGTTGATCCCGGTACAGCCAAGGCCCTAGGTGATCCTAATTTGTTTAGTGCGGCAGTTAAGGCACTTTTACAAAATCTGTCAGCTGAAGCCCTTCGTTCGCCTGGTCGATATTCTTCTGGACAAACAAATGCTTCTGTGACTTACCAAACATTCGGTTTCGTCCAGTGCTGGAAAGATGTGACTAATGTTAGCGACTGCAACTCATGCTTATCAACTGCAATTAAGAAAGTGCTGGATGCGACTGAGAATGGAACTCGTCTTGGAGCTGTCGCCGGCTTGGGAAGTTGCATGGCACGTTTTAGCTCAGTCTTATTGCCTCCTACACCAA AAAAATCTTCGAATAAACtggttattgttttgggtattctCGGCGGCTTGTTGGTGGTGCTACTGTTATGTCTGTTTGCGTTCCGAAGAAAATTGAAGTCTGTAATATTAGGGAAGCCAGAAATCGTGAGGAGAG ATGCAGATATGGATTCGGTGTTCAGCCAGGAGCCTGAATTGGTGTTTACCTTGGAGAATATCAAGGTTGCAACTAGAAATTTCGATGAAAATAATAAACTCGGTGAGGGAGGATTTGGCTCTGTATACAAG GGTACAATGCCGGATGGAAAACAAATAGCAGTAAAGAAGCTCTCCTTAAAATCTTCGCAAGGAAAAGTGGAGTTTCTAAATGAAGTCAAGCTGGTGGCCAAAATTCAGCATCGTAATCTTGTGAATCTTCTTGGATGTTGCGCAGAGGGATCAGAACGCCTGCTTGTTTATGAGTTTTTAGTTAACACAAGCCTTGACAAAATACTATTTC ATCCAGAGCGGAAAAAGGTACTTGACTGGAACAGGCGTTTGAACATCATATGTGGAGTAGGGCGTGGCCTCCTATACCTGCATGAAGATTCTCAGCTGAAGATCATTCATCGAGACATTAAGGGAAGCAACATTTTGCTTAATGAGAAGTTGGAACCAAAGATATCAGATTTTGGCTTAGCAAGACTGGTTGGTCAAGATGAGACTTTTGTCAACACAAAGGTTGCAGGAACATA TGGTTATATGGCACCAGAGTACGCTATGCTAGGGCATTTATCTGCTAAAGCTGATATCTATAGTTTTGGCATTGTCATTTTAGAAATTATATGTGGAAGAAAGAACACTGATGTTAAATTGTTCCCTGAATTTCAAAGCCAATTAGATAGG GTATGGAGATATTATAGCAAAGGAaatattattgatataattgacaAGGATATAGTTGAGAGTATTACTAGTGAACAAGTTTCAAGATACATTCACATTGGTCTTCTATGTACACAAGAAGATGCATCACTTCGTCCACCCATGATTAGTGTATATGCAATGCTTTCAAATCCTTCTATAACCGACTTGCCAGAAATCACAAAGCCTGCTTATCTAAAAGTTGCACATAAAGATGTTCTAAAACATACGCATAACCCAACATCTCCCACAAGTGAAACTTCTGTTCTTCTCTCAACCTCATTTGATTTATCTATTAATCCGTCAGTCTATCCATCTATCAATGATGAATCAATAACGGATTTGGGCCCTAGATAA